In a genomic window of Terriglobia bacterium:
- the hpnH gene encoding adenosyl-hopene transferase HpnH, with protein MPVPVSQMWTVASYVVKQKLAGRQRYPLVVMLEILFRCNLACAGCGKIQYPAHVLKSQLSPEECFKAVEECGAPIVNIPGGEPLMHPQIGEIVEGLIARGKYVYVCTNALLLKEKLHLFKPSKYLTFTIHLDGEREHHDFAVAREGTYDIAIEAIKLLLEKGFRTTTNSTLFEGADPKSVRRFMDEIMSLGVEGMMISPGYSYEKAPDQSHFLARQQAKELYRQILSNRSKSWRFNQSPLFLEFLMGKRDYDCTPWGIPTYNVFGWQKPCYLLQDGYAETFQELMEETEWESYGHASGNPKCQNCMVHSGFEPSAVNDTFHSVGGMVATVKAMVNNRYEDPEAMDALKKNKVIPAHARNPLVQIAPQER; from the coding sequence ATGCCCGTGCCAGTATCCCAAATGTGGACCGTAGCTTCTTATGTTGTGAAGCAGAAGCTGGCCGGACGTCAGCGGTACCCGCTCGTCGTCATGCTGGAGATTCTCTTCCGCTGCAATCTCGCCTGCGCCGGCTGCGGAAAAATCCAGTATCCAGCACACGTTCTCAAGAGCCAGCTCTCTCCAGAAGAGTGCTTTAAAGCGGTTGAAGAATGTGGCGCGCCTATCGTGAACATCCCCGGTGGCGAGCCACTCATGCATCCGCAGATCGGCGAAATCGTCGAAGGTCTGATCGCTCGCGGCAAATACGTCTACGTCTGCACCAATGCGCTTCTCCTGAAAGAGAAGCTCCATCTTTTCAAGCCCAGCAAGTACCTGACCTTCACCATTCACCTCGACGGCGAACGCGAACATCACGACTTCGCTGTCGCCCGTGAAGGCACCTACGACATCGCAATTGAAGCAATCAAGCTGCTTCTCGAAAAAGGGTTCCGTACGACCACCAATTCGACTCTTTTCGAAGGCGCCGATCCCAAGAGCGTTCGCCGTTTCATGGACGAGATCATGTCGCTCGGCGTGGAAGGCATGATGATCTCGCCGGGCTACAGCTACGAGAAGGCGCCCGACCAGTCGCACTTCCTCGCCCGTCAGCAGGCGAAAGAACTCTACCGTCAGATTCTCAGCAACCGCAGCAAGTCCTGGCGCTTCAACCAGAGCCCGCTCTTCCTCGAATTCCTCATGGGCAAGCGCGACTACGATTGCACCCCCTGGGGCATTCCCACGTACAACGTCTTCGGCTGGCAGAAACCCTGTTACCTGCTGCAAGACGGTTACGCCGAAACCTTTCAGGAACTGATGGAAGAGACCGAGTGGGAGAGCTACGGACACGCCAGCGGAAACCCAAAGTGCCAGAACTGCATGGTGCACAGCGGCTTCGAACCGTCGGCGGTGAACGATACGTTTCATTCCGTCGGCGGCATGGTCGCAACCGTGAAAGCCATGGTTAACAATCGCTACGAAGATCCCGAAGCCATGGACGCGCTGAAGAAGAACAAAGTCATCCCAGCGCACGCGCGCAATCCCCTCGTGCAAATTGCGCCGCAGGAGCGATGA